The proteins below are encoded in one region of Sebastes fasciatus isolate fSebFas1 chromosome 16, fSebFas1.pri, whole genome shotgun sequence:
- the asl gene encoding argininosuccinate lyase → MASTEGGKLWGGRFVGDTDPIMEKFNASIAYDQRMWDADIRGSKAYVKALEKATLVNTEEMNQILTGLDQISEEWSTGVFVIKPGDEDIHTANERRLKELIGAPAGKLHTGRSRNDQVVTDMRLWLRDAISTLTENALQLMSTMVERAAAEIDVLFPGYTHMQRAQPIRWSHWILSHAVALSRDVDRLQEMKKRVNVLPLGSGAIAGTPFDIDRELLRKELEFDGISLNSMDATGQRDFVAEFLFWSSLCLTHLSKMAEDLMLYSTKEFSFLSLSDAYSTGSSLMPQKKNADSLELIRSKAGRVFGRCAGFMMTLKGLPSTYNKDLQEDKEAMFDCYDTVHAVLQVTTGVMSTLKINQTVMEAALSPDMLATDLAYYLVRKGVPFREAHGLSGKAVFAAESQNIALNQLTVENLSAVSPLFGSDVSLVWDYRSSVEQYSAPGGTAKSSVAAQVEHLRNWLKKQTQ, encoded by the exons ATGGCCAGCACAGAG GGAGGTAAACTTTGGGGAGGTCGCTTCGTGGGAGACACTGATCCCATCATGGAGAAGTTCAACGCATCCATCGCTTACGACCAGAGGATGTGGGATGCTGACATCCGAGGGAGCAAAGCTTATGTGAAAGCTCTGGAGAAGGCCACGCTGGTCAACACGGAGGAGATGAACCAGATATTAACCGGGCTGGATCAG ATTTCTGAAGAGTGGTCCACAGGTGTTTTTGTGATCAAACCAGGAGATGAAGACATTCACACTGCAAATGAGCGCAGGCTAAAG GAGCTGATTGGTGCACCTGCAGGGAAGCTGCACACTGGCAGGAGCAGAAACGACCAG GTTGTGACTGACATGAGGTTGTGGCTGCGAGATGCCATCTCGACCCTGACGGAGAATGCCTTACAGCTGATGTCTACCATGGTGGAGCGGGCAGCAGC AGAAATTGACGTCCTGTTTCCTGGTTACACCCACATGCAGAgagctcagccaatcagatggaGCCACTGGATTCTAAG TCATGCTGTTGCTCTGAGCAGGGACGTTGACCGACttcaggagatgaagaaaagagTTAATGTTTTGCCTCTCGGCAG TGGTGCCATCGCTGGAACGCCATTTGACATCGACAGGGAGCTACTGCGGAAAG AGTTGGAGTTTGATGGCATCAGTCTTAACAGCATGGATGCGACAGGCCAAAGGGACTTTGTTG CGGAGTTCTTGTTCTGGTCTTCGTTGTGTTTGACCCATCTCAGCAAGATGGCCGAGGACCTGATGCTGTACAGCACAAAAGAGTTCTCCTTCCTCTCACTCTCTGACGCCTACAG CACAGGCAGCAGTCTGATGCCCCAGAAGAAGAATGCTGACAGTCTGGAGCTGATCAGGAGTAAAGCAGGTCGTGTCTTTGGCAGA TGTGCAGGGTTCATGATGACACTGAAGGGCTTGCCCAGCACCTACAACAAAGACCTGCAG GAGGATAAGGAGGCCATGTTTGACTGCTATGATACTGTTCACGCTGTGCTGCAGGTGACAACTGGAGTCATGTCAACTCTCAAG ATTAACCAGACTGTGATGGAAGCGGCCCTCAGTCCGGACATGTTGGCTACTGACTTGGCCTACTACCTTGTGAGGAAGGGG GTGCCATTCAGAGAGGCCCATGGTCTCTCTGGTAAAGCTGTGTTTGCAGCTGAATCCCAAAATATCGCCCTGAATCAACTCACTGTGGAAAACCTGAGTGCTGTCAG CCCTCTGTTTGGAAGTGACGTATCCTTGGTGTGGGACTACAGGAGCAGTGTGGAGCAGTATAGCGCCCCTGGCGGCACAGCCAAGAGTAGCGTTGCTGCACAGGTGGAACACCTGAGGAACTGGCTTAAGAAACAGACACAGTGA
- the ca4c gene encoding carbonic anhydrase IV c, with the protein MTISLPPSNAAESQYVKAAEISLSGSFLVSVLIMDFSVYLLTLLSLLSQCTAQWCYQSQYSCDDTCRDPIHWAAQFPSCGGLRQSPINIVTSKVHVNSALPPFNFIGHTNTINITVENKGHSAHFALPQSVRLTGGALPGHYRAAQFHFHWGGDGRPGSEHTIDGERFPMELHIVHIKEPYGSLTEAEHDMAGIALLAFLFEESSDDHPHLDGVIDALGRVQNNGSSTMIPNFRLSDIIPSSKDLHSYYRYVGSMTTPGCEQAVAWTVFHRTLSISSRQLDLIVQQCRFWTGQPMTDIFRPTQPLDGRVVYRSKASAALTSGIRLWFNVFSVVLGTTCLIH; encoded by the exons ATGACCATCTCCCTCCCACCCTCGAATGCAGCTGAGAGTCAGTATGTGAAGGCAGCTGAAATTAGTCTGTCAGGGTCTTTTCTGGTTTCTGTGCTGATCATGGATTTTTCTGTCTACCTCCTGACTctgctttctctcctctctcagtgtacag CTCAGTGGTGTTACCAGAGCCAGTACTCCTGTGATGACACATGCAGAG aCCCTATCCACTGGGCAGCTCAGTTTCCTAGCTGTGGAGGGTTACGCCAATCACCAATTAACATTGTCACCAGCAAAGTGCACGTCAACAGCGCCCTGCCACCCTTCAACTTCATCGGTCACACCAACACAATCAACATTACAGTTGAAAACAAAGGACACTCTG CTCACTTTGCTTTGCCGCAGTCGGTCCGACTGACTGGAGGAGCTCTGCCCGGTCACTACAGAGCCGCCCAGTTTCACTTCCACTGGGGAGGTGATGGGAGACCAGGATCAGAGCACACCATCGACGGAGAGAGGTTCCCCATGGAG CTGCATATAGTCCACATCAAGGAGCCGTACGGCTCTCTGACAGAGGCAGAACATGATATGGCGGGTATAGCTCTGCTTGCTTTCCTGTTTGAG GAATCATCAGATGATCATCCTCATTTGGACGGAGTAATAGATGCTTTGGGCCGAGTACAAAACAATG GCAGCAGCACAATGATCCCAAACTTCAGACTCAGTGACATTATCCCGTCATCGAAGGACCTCCACAGTTACTACCGCTATGTGGGCTCCATGACAACTCCAGGATGTGAGCAGGCAGTTGCCTGGACGGTGTTTCACAGGACCCTGTCCATCAGCAGTCGACAG CTGGATCTAATAGTTCAGCAGTGCCGATTCTGGACGGGACAACCCATGACTGACATCTTCAGACCTACGCAGCCTCTGGATGGCAGAGTCGTGTACCGGTCCAAGGCGAGCGCTGCTCTGACGAGCGGGATCCGCCTTTGGTTCAATGTTTTCTCAGTTGTGCTCGGGACAACGTGTCTGATACACTGA
- the aldh3a2b gene encoding aldehyde dehydrogenase family 3 member A2b — protein sequence MSREQQAVARARKAFETGRSKCLDHRIRQLKNLQRLFIEKQSVISDAVKKDLNKSEVGTQLYETLGLEGEISLAIKKLKEWAAPRSVEKNLLTISDTVYIKPEPLGVVLIIGAWNYPWAVTIQPLIGAIAAGNAAVVKPSEVCVHTAKVMEELLPIYIDKELYPVVTGGVPETQELLRQRFDHIFYTGNSMVGKLIMEAAAKHLTPVTLELGGKSPCYIDKNCDISIACRRVAWGKYTNCGQTCIAPDYILCEPSIQDRVIEEVKKSIKEFYTDNPKTCPDYGRIINQRHFKRIMNMLEDSTIAAGGDNEESDCYIAPTVLRDVQPEAKVMQEEIFGPLLPILSVSGLDEAIKFINKREKPLALYVFSSDKKVINRMTDETSSGGLLANDCLVHYSVNSLPFGGVGNSGMGCYHGKYSFDQLSHLRSCLIKKLNMEGVNSMRYPPHTPKKLGWARFFILQNVDLGWIGQMALLAVLAVVAAVVAQNYLL from the exons ATGTCTCGGGAGCAGCAGGCGGTGGCTCGTGCCAGGAAAGCCTTTGAAACAGGCAGGTCCAAGTGTTTGGATCACCGGATCCGCCAGCTGAAGAACCTGCAGAGGTTATTCATTGAGAAACAGAGCGTGATTTCAGATGCCGTCAAGAAAGACCTCAATAAG AGCGAAGTGGGGACACAGCTGTACGAGACTCTGGGTCTGGAGGGGGAGATCAGCCTGGCCATCAAGAAGCTGAAGGAGTGGGCGGCACCTCGGTCCGTGGAGAAGAACCTGCTGACCATCTCGGACACCGTCTACATCAAGCCGGAGCCGCTGGGAGTGGTGCTCATCATCGGGGCCTGGAACTACCCCTGGGCTGTCACCATCCAGCCGCTCATAGGAGCCATCGCTGCTG GTAATGCAGCTGTGGTCAAACCCTCCGAGGTCTGTGTTCACACTGCAAAGGTCATGGAGGAACTGCTGCCGATTTACATCGACAAA GAGCTTTACCCCGTAGTAACCGGAGGAGTGCCAGAGACCCAGGAGCTGCTGCGTCAGAGGTTTGATCACATCTTCTACACCGGCAACAGCATGGTGGGCAAACTGATCATGGAGGCTGCTGCCAAACACCTGACACCTGTCACCCTGGAGCTGGGCGGCAAGAGCCCCTGCTACATCGACAAGAACTGTGACATAAGCATAGCCTGCAG GCGTGTTGCCTGGGGAAAGTACACTAACTGTGGTCAGACCTGCATCGCCCCAGACTACATCCTGTGTGAGCCCAGCATCCAGGACCGGGTCATCGAAGAGGTCAAGAAGTCCATAAAG GAGTTCTACACAGACAACCCAAAGACCTGTCCTGACTACGGACGCATCATCAACCAGCGCCACTTCAAGAGAATAATGAACATGTTGGAAGACAGCACCATCGCTGCAGGAGGAGACAACGAAGAGTCAGACTGCTACATAG CCCCCACAGTTCTGCGGGACGTGCAGCCAGAAGCGAAGGTGATGCAGGAGGAGATATTTGGACCTCTGCTTCCCATCTTGTCGGTCAGCGGCCTGGACGAAGCAATCAAGTTTATCAATAAAAGAGAGAAACCTCTGGCCCTTTACGTCTTCTCAAGCGATAAAAAG GTGATAAACAGAATGACAGACGAGACCTCCAGTGGGGGACTGCTGGCCAACGACTGTCTCGTACACTATTCTGTCAACTCTCTGCCTTTCGGGGGAGTGG GAAACAGTGGGATGGGCTGCTACCACGGCAAGTATAGCTTTGACCAGCTGAGCCACCTGCGTAGTTGTCTCATCAAGAAGCTGAATATGGAGGGTGTGAACAGCATGCGGTACCCGCCTCACACACCCAAGAAACTGGGCTGGGCGCGCTTCTTCATCCTGCAGAACGTAGACCTGGGCTGGATTGGGCAGATGGCGCTCTTAGCCGTCCTGGCTGTGGTGGCTGCTGTCGTGGCGCAG aattATCTCCTTTGA